In Cicer arietinum cultivar CDC Frontier isolate Library 1 chromosome 7, Cicar.CDCFrontier_v2.0, whole genome shotgun sequence, a single window of DNA contains:
- the LOC140921085 gene encoding uncharacterized protein has protein sequence MTKYKLAPRFILNALKVRNETNVTIPSQIYKARSTYRSSLRGPYTEMQHLLKLIQQENYVHWTRRRENSDILRDIFWTHPDCIKLLNTFHFVLICDSTYKTNRYRLPLLEIVGVTSTSLTFSVGFAYLEKERQDNFIWAFEKVRMLFKSESLISKVIVTDRDLAMMNAISVVFPTSIHLLCRFHIEKNVGARCKQYVKKDRQEEVMDLWKKIVYSTSVEEYDHHLQQFEILCADIILFVDYVKDSWLTPYKERFVNVWTNRVMHLGNTTSNRVESAHWRLKNMLQTSFGDLCKSWDAVNMMLKNQICIIQSSFQKTIKDVEHGYNSQFFQNLHHCVSRKCMKLIDNQLERVKIVGTNKTECGCSIRTTHGLPCACELAKLQINGNAIPLDSIHDFWKQLSIAHELEDEESLSDYDFSEELEAMKAYMKTHDIISQRIFKAKVREVVFPHTTSILAPPEKVRTKGAGKKKKEFDTPRDPSYWEYVDASQESAKARQPSQSSQRSARQQSQSSQHSFKTQFPTYIRPYIEDIVDVVADGNCGFRAIAALLGWTEESWALVRSQLDKEIGLHKDVYSNVFDDNVESVRNSLKISKLGAQGKDKWMSLPDLGYVIATLYNVILVSLSRNLNMTFFPLNKSPSKETFGQSLLAIGFVNENHWVQVKLMLNVVY, from the exons atgacaaagtataagcttgcacccagattcattctaaatgctttgaaagtgAGAAATGAAACCAATGTCACTATTcccagtcaaatatataaagcaaggagtacttatcgatcatcattgagaggtccgtacacagaaatgcagcatctgttgaagttaatacaacaagaaaattatgtgcattggacaagaagacgggaaaattctgatattttgagagatattttttggacgcatcctgactgtataaagttgttaaacacatttcattttgttttgatatgtgatagcacatacaaaacaaacagatatcggttgccattacttgaaatagtCGGTGTCActtctactagtttgacattttcagttgggtttgcttatttggaaaaagagcgacaagataacttcatctgggcatttgaGAAGGTACGAATGTTGTTCAAATCTGAGTCTttgatttctaaagttattgtgactgatagagatcttgccatgatgaatgcgattagtgttgtgtttcctacttcaatacatttgctatgtcgttttcatattgaaaaaaatgttggggcaagatgcaaacaatatgtcaaaaaggatagacaagaagaagtaatggatttatggaaaaagattgtctattcgactagtgtggaagagtatgatcatcatttgcaacaatttgagatattgtgtgccgatattattctttttgttgattatgtgaaagattcatggttaacaccttacaaagaaaggtttgtcaacgtttggaccaatagagtgatgcatttggggaacacaacatctaacag agttgagtctgctcattggagattgaaaaacatgcttcaaactagttttggtgatttgtgtaaaagcTGGGATGcagtgaatatgatgttgaagaaccaaatatgtatcattcagtcttcttttcagaaaaccatcaaggatgttgagcacgggtataattcacaattttttcaaaatctacatcactgtgtatcaagaaagtgtatgaaattaattgataaCCAGTTGGAAAGGGTGAAGATTGTAGGCACTAACAAAACAGAATGTGGTTGTTCAATtagaacaactcatggattaccatgtgcttgtgagttggctAAGTTGCAGATAAATGGTAATGCtatccctttagatagcattcatgATTTTTGGAAACAGTTAAGCATTGCACATGaattagaggatgaagaatctttatcagattatgacttttctgaagagttggaagcaatgaaagcgtacatgaaGACACACGATATTataagtcaaaggatattcaaggcaaaggtgcgtgaagttgtatttccacataccacatcaatacttgcaccaccAGAGAAAGTGAGAACCAAAGGAGctggtaaaaagaaaaaagaatttgatactcctcgtgatccttcatattgggagtatgttgatgcctctcaagaatctgcaaaggcaaggcaaccatctcaatcatctcaacgttctgcaaggcaacaatctcaatcatctcaacaTTCTTTTAAGACACAATTTCCTACTTATATACGTCCGTATATTGAGGACATAGTAGATGTTGtggctgatggaaattgtgggtttCGTGCAATTGCAGCATTGCTAGGTTGGACCGAAGAATCTTGGGCTTTAGTTCGAtcacaattggataaagagattgGTCTACATAAAGATGTTTATTCTAATGTTTTTGATGACAATGTTGAATCAGTGCGGaactcattgaaaatatcaaaattgggtgctcaaggaaaagataagtggatgtctttaccagacttgggttacgtgatagcaacactatataatgtcatattggtgtcGTTGTCTCGTAATCTGAATATGACATTTTTCCCGCTAAACAAATCACCATCGAAAGAGACCTTTGGGCAGTCTT